One window of the Primulina eburnea isolate SZY01 chromosome 18, ASM2296580v1, whole genome shotgun sequence genome contains the following:
- the LOC140819252 gene encoding uncharacterized protein, producing MKCIICHRIGLFEKSLRNFSGKLRVQLRMAPGGRGRKGKEIAQESEAQNVRGLADIIRGRRGRPREQVAQNVEEEVNQEPPRLERPGARQVAIEQEVEQLTQKVGGMQLIISQFQELRPPKFFGNESGEKASSWLKSINHLFNLLEYSQDIKLKLAIYQLKDRAQLWWEATEEAMKDSGESITWDAFRAHFTQEYAPLSYYAAKEEEFNQLVQGNKSVVEYASQFSALLPYVPHVARNDQAKLSRFLHGLQRTVHTLVMTGSPNTYIQAVEKAKKIEASLLRGDPQPGPSSVSQGSGSSMSMPVDLPPYQPVQSYQQPKQQRYKAKGKQFKKKSQSSSSSSGSARGGGSVGSSSTVHCDRCGGRHFSSQCVGVQGSCYVCGQVGHFARVCPNAQRQQFQPQQSGQVPRGPAFQPYAPAHSFQQSGYPPPRGPPQQQFTVPQLARVHALTQDQAQDAPGGVIAGICYVFDYPARILIDTGASHSFYLPHLLMSMRLLLFLCWILCQLLLLPVYTWCPMR from the exons atgaaatgtattatttGCCACAGGATTGGATTATTCGAGAAATCCTTAAGAAATTTCAGTGGTAAATTAAGGGTTCAGTTGAG AATGGCACCTGGAGGAAGAGGtagaaaaggaaaagaaatagCACAAGAATCTGAGGCGCAAAATGTTCGAGGACTTGCAGATATCATTAGAGGTAGACGTGGTCGACCTCGAGAACAAGTCGCTCAAAATGTTGAAGAAGAAGTTAACCAAGAACCTCCTCGACTTGAAAGACCTGGAGCTAGACAGGTAGCGATTGAGCAAGAAGTGGAACAGCTGACACAGAAAGTTGGAGGAATGCAGTTAATAATTTCTCAGTTTCAAGAATTACGTCCTCCAAAATTCTTTGGCAACGAGAGCGGAGAAAAAGCATCaagctggctgaaaagtataaATCATCTATTTAATTTGTTGGAGTATTCCCAAGATATTAAATTGAAGCTTGCCATCTACCAACTTAAAGATCGAGCACAACTCTGGTGGGAAGCCACAGAAGAAGCAATGAAGGACTCTGGTGAAAGTATTACTTGGGATGCTTTTCGTGCTCACTTTACCCAGGAATATGCACCGCTATCATATTATGCTGCTAAAGAAGAAGAGTTCAATCAGTTGGTACAGGGCAACAAATCAGTGGTGGAATATGCTTCACAGTTTTCTGCTCTTTTGCCCTATGTTCCACATGTTGCCAGGAATGATCAGGCTAAACTATCACGTTTTCTGCACGGGTTGCAGCGGACTGTTCATACGTTGGTGATGACTGGATCGCCTAATACGTATATTCAAGCAGTGGAAAAAGCGAAGAAAATTGAAGCAAGTTTGCTCAGAGGAGATCCCCAGCCAGGTCCATCATCTGTTTCTCAGGGATCTGGGAGTAGTATGTCAATGCCAGTGGATTTACCTCCATATCAGCCTGTACAGTCATACCAACAACCCAAACAGCAGAGGTACAAGGCaaaaggaaagcaattcaagaagaaGTCTCAATCCAGCTCCTCCAGTTCAGGCAGTGCACGAGGGGGAGGTTCTGTTGGGTCGTCTAGCACTGTGCATTGTGACCGATGTGGTGGTCGACATTTTAGTTCCCAGTGTGTAGGAGTTCAGGGGTCTTGTTACGTTTGTGGTCAAGTTGGGCATTTCGCCAGAGTATGTCCTAATGCACAAAGACAGCAATTTCAGCCACAACAGTCTGGACAAGTTCCCCGAGGACCAGCTTTCCAGCCATATGCTCCTGCACATTCATTTCAGCAATCTGGTTATCCACCGCCTAGAGGTCCTCCTCAGCAACAATTTACAGTGCCACAGCTGGCTAGAGTCCATGCATTGACTCAAGACCAGGCTCAGGATGCACCAGGAggagtgattgcaggtatttgttaTGTTTTTGACTATCCTGCACGCATATTGATAgacacaggagcatctcattcattttaTCTGCCGCATTTGTTGATGAGCATGAGATTGCTACTATTTCTTTGTTGGATACTATGTCAGTTGCTACTCCTGCCGGTGTATACTTGGTGTCCAATGAGATAG
- the LOC140819528 gene encoding vacuolar protein sorting-associated protein 29-like — MVLVLALGDLHIPHRALDLPAKFKSMLVPGKIQHVICTGNLCSKEVHDYLKTVCPDLHITQGEYDEEPRYPENKTLTIGQFKLGVCHGHQVIPWGDLDSLALLQRQLDVDILVTGHTHQFTAYKHEAGVVINPGSATGAFSSITYDVNPSFVLMDIDGLRVVVYVYELIDGEVKVDKIDFKKTAA, encoded by the exons ATGGTCCTTGTACTAGCATTGGGTGATTTGCACATACCACACAGGGCGCTTGATCTGCCTGCAAAGTTCAAATCCATGCTTGTTCCAGGAAAGATCCAACATGTAATTTGCACGGGCAATTTATGTAGCAAA GAGGTTCATGACTACTTAAAAACTGTTTGTCCGGACTTGCACATCACTCAAGGAGAATATGATGAGGAGCCACGTTATCCTGAGAATAAAACCTTGACCATTGGCCAATTTAAGCTCGGTGTATGCCATGGTCATCAG GTTATTCCATGGGGGGACCTGGACTCATTGGCTTTGCTCCAAAGACAACTGGATGTTGACATCCTCGTAACCGGGCACACACACCAGTTCACAGCTTACAAGCATGAGGCAGGAGTGGTTATAAATCCTGGATCTGCTACTGGCGCCTTCAGCAGCATCACTTATGATGTGAACCCGAGCTTTGTTCTCATGGATATTGATGGTCTACGTGTTGTCGTGTACGTTTATGAGCTTATCGATGGAGAGGTGAAGGTTGACAAAATTGATTTCAAAAAGACAGCAGCTTAG
- the LOC140819527 gene encoding uncharacterized protein, translated as MDKELCCFFVLILGFALGNVCKGGEEIGVYELEKGDFSVKITNYGATVLSVIVPDRNGKLDDVVLGFDSVDGYKNDSTYFGALVGRVANRIGGAQFTLDGKLYQLPANDHGNTLHGGTRGFSDVVWTVTEHVKHSHVTLTYDSHDDEQGFPGDLSVMVTYMLIGRNKLGIKMQAKPLNKATPVNLASHTYWNLAGHGSGDILSHTIKLYASSITPVDEKLIPTGKISPVKDTPYDFLEPRTIGSKFSQLPDGYDINYVLDITGGGKHFTKAAMVYDGKSGRKMELWTDKPGVQFYTSNMLPETVGKNGAVYKKYAAFCLETQGFPDSVNHPNFPSQTVNPGEKYRHVMVYRFTAH; from the exons atggACAAAGAATTGTGTTGTTTCTTTGTGTTGATTTTGGGTTTTGCACTTGGAAATGTGTGCAAAGGTGGTGAAGAAATAGGGGTTTATGAGTTGGAAAAAGGTGATTTTTCAGTGAAGATCACCAACTACGGTGCCACTGTTCTATCTGTTATCGTGCCTGATCGGAATG gGAAACTTGACGATGTTGTTTTAGGATTTGATTCTGTTGATGGATACAAG AATGATTCAACTTACTTTGGGGCTCTTGTTGGCCGTGTGGCTAACCGGATCGGAGGTGCTCAATTCACTTTAGATGGCAAACTCTACCAATTGCCTGCTAATGATCATGGAAACACACTCCATG gTGGGACTAGAGGATTTAGCGACGTTGTGTGGACGGTGACCGAGCATGTGAAACATAGCCACGTTACTCTTACCTATGATAGTCACGATGATGAACAAG GATTCCCCGGAGATCTCTCCGTGATGGTGACCTACATGCTCATAGGAAGAAACAAGCTGGGTATAAAGATGCAAGCCAAGCCCCTAAACAAAGCTACACCAGTCAATCTGGCCTCCCACACGTACTGGAATCTCGCGGGTCATGGCAGCGGCGACATACTTTCACACACCATCAAGCTCTATGCCTCCAGCATAACCCCCGTGGATGAAAAACTTATTCCCACAGGTAAAATCTCTCCTGTCAAAGACACCCCCTACGACTTTCTGGAACCCCGGACGATCGGTAGCAAGTTCAGTCAGCTGCCAGATGGGTATGACATCAACTACGTTCTGGACATTACCGGTGGAGGGAAGCATTTCACGAAGGCAGCCATGGTTTACGACGGAAAATCAGGGAGGAAAATGGAGCTGTGGACCGATAAGCCCGGAGTTCAGTTTTATACTAGCAACATGTTGCCGGAAACAGTCGGCAAGAATGGTGCGGTGTACAAGAAATATGCGGCGTTTTGCCTGGAGACTCAAGGGTTCCCTGATTCTGTGAATCATCCGAATTTCCCTTCGCAGACTGTTAATCCAGGGGAGAAGTACAGACATGTTATGGTGTATAGGTTTACTGCACATTAG
- the LOC140819551 gene encoding WRKY transcription factor 72B-like isoform X1 gives METSLHNKSLLDQLTVVKEEEKNKAASSSTDDESFRDDTVLHDQVEAGKRVQNDDGLKPESPNLMNLNHSKQGETKKERSSPGKSESRTASSVKSEQMEQLQLAKAEMDEVMEENQRLRMYLDRILKDYKTLQNQYKEAIDQQEAKKSANADSIASNDQLEESEFVSLSLGRSSSEATKDGPRKMPINERIHQEDSEGDKEGLALGLECKFEVPKTSSQVEYPSPENSLEEVRKETGDTTTWSPNKSMKNSRSDGGDDELLQQNHAKRARVSVRYRCDTPTMNDGCQWRKYGQKISKGNPCPRAYYRCTVAQSCPVRKQVQRCVEDMSILTTTYEGTHNHPLPISATAMASTTSAAVSMLLSGSSTSGLGSSSSSITTTTSTANLNGLNFYLPNNSRSKPFYLPSTSISSSPSYPTITIDLTSPSSTSSPHLNRLANNIPPRFSSTNLNFSSLESNSLPVSWNNGTLGYGNQIIQTTPNSLSFGTQNNETLYHSFMQKNIRNPNVQQSDHAPDTIAAATKALASDPSFQSALAAALTSLIGSGLAGSSSSGNQNGSEKSSQNIKSSDSFPILSSYPTTSSVNNSTSSQPGSLRFLSPSFPFTHSQSKSNSPDRDHIV, from the exons ATGGAGACTTCTCTGCATAATAAATCTCTTCTTGATCAGTTAACTGTGGTGAAGGAAGAGGAGAAGAACAAAGCAGCTTCTAGCAGTACTGATGATGAAAGTTTTCGAGACGATACCGTTCTTCATGATCAG GTTGAAGCTGGAAAAAGGGTTCAAAATGACGATGGATTAAAGCCAGAATCACCTAATCTCATGAATTTAAATCACAGCAAGCAG GGTGAAACTAAAAAGGAGAGATCATCACCTGGTAAATCTGAATCAAGAACAGCTTCATCAGTCAAAAGTGAAcag ATGGAGCAACTTCAGTTAGCCAAAGCTGAGATGGATGAAGTTATGGAAGAGAATCAACGGCTCCGAATGTACTTGGATCGAATTCTGAAGGATTACAAGACTTTACAGAACCAATACAAAGAAGCCATTGATCAGCAAGAGGCTAAAAAAAGTGCTAATGCAGATTCAATTGCAAGTAATGATCAGCTGGAAGAATCTGAATTTGTATCACTTTCCCTGGGAAGAAGTTCGAGCGAAGCGACGAAAGATGGTCCCCGTAAAATGCCAATCAATGAAAGAATACACCAGGAGGATAGTGAAGGTGATAAAGAAGGACTGGCACTGGGACTGGAATGCAAGTTTGAAGTTCCTAAAACGTCATCACAAGTCGAATATCCTAGCCCTGAGAATAGCTTGGAGGAAGTGAGGAAAGAAACAGGTGACACGACGACGTGGTCGCCTAATAAGTCCATGAAGAACTCGAGATCAGATGGTGGAGATGATGAGCTTTTGCAGCAAAATCATGCTAAACGAGCTAGGGTTTCTGTTCGATACAGATGCGACACGCCAACA ATGAATGATGGATGCCAATGGAGAAAATATGGACAAAAGATTTCGAAAGGGAACCCATGCCCGCGAGCATATTATCGTTGCACGGTTGCACAATCTTGTCCCGTGAGAAAACAG GTGCAAAGATGCGTCGAGGACATGTCCATCTTGACCACGACATACGAAGGAACACACAACCATCCCCTCCCTATCTCCGCAACTGCCATGGCTTCCACCACCTCAGCAGCAGTCTCCATGCTACTGTCCGGCTCGTCAACCTCGGGTTTAGGGTCAAGCTCGTCGTCCATCACCACCACCACATCGACAGCGAATCTCAACGGACTAAACTTCTATCTCCCAAATAACTCGAGATCAAAACCCTTTTACCTTCCAAGTACATCAATCTCATCTTCCCCTTCATATCCAACCATCACCATCGATCTCACATCTCCATCCTCAACCTCCTCGCCACATTTAAACCGACTAGCCAACAACATTCCTCCAAGATTCTCATCCACAAATCTAAATTTCAGCTCTTTGGAATCAAACTCTCTACCAGTTTCTTGGAATAATGGAACACTTGGATATGGAAACCAGATCATTCAAACTACCCCAAACTCTTTGAGCTTCGGAACACAAAATAATGAAACCCTTTACCATTCATTCATGCAAAAGAATATTCGAAACCCTAATGTTCAACAATCGGATCACGCACCAGACACCATTGCAGCTGCTACAAAAGCTCTTGCATCCGACCCTAGTTTCCAATCTGCCTTAGCTGCTGCACTTACTTCACTAATCGGTTCGGGTTTAGCCGGCTCCAGCTCGTCAGGAAACCAAAATGGAAGTGAAAAATCTAGCCAGAATATCAAGAGTAGCGACTCTTTTCCGATTCTATCGAGCTATCCGACTACATCGAGTGTAAATAACTCGACGAGTTCCCAGCCTGGAAGTTTGAGATTTCTTTCGCCTTCATTTCCATTCACACACTCTCagagtaaatcaaactctccaGACAGGGATCACATCGTTTAG
- the LOC140819551 gene encoding WRKY transcription factor 72B-like isoform X2, with the protein METSLHNKSLLDQLTVVKEEEKNKAASSSTDDESFRDDTVLHDQGETKKERSSPGKSESRTASSVKSEQMEQLQLAKAEMDEVMEENQRLRMYLDRILKDYKTLQNQYKEAIDQQEAKKSANADSIASNDQLEESEFVSLSLGRSSSEATKDGPRKMPINERIHQEDSEGDKEGLALGLECKFEVPKTSSQVEYPSPENSLEEVRKETGDTTTWSPNKSMKNSRSDGGDDELLQQNHAKRARVSVRYRCDTPTMNDGCQWRKYGQKISKGNPCPRAYYRCTVAQSCPVRKQVQRCVEDMSILTTTYEGTHNHPLPISATAMASTTSAAVSMLLSGSSTSGLGSSSSSITTTTSTANLNGLNFYLPNNSRSKPFYLPSTSISSSPSYPTITIDLTSPSSTSSPHLNRLANNIPPRFSSTNLNFSSLESNSLPVSWNNGTLGYGNQIIQTTPNSLSFGTQNNETLYHSFMQKNIRNPNVQQSDHAPDTIAAATKALASDPSFQSALAAALTSLIGSGLAGSSSSGNQNGSEKSSQNIKSSDSFPILSSYPTTSSVNNSTSSQPGSLRFLSPSFPFTHSQSKSNSPDRDHIV; encoded by the exons ATGGAGACTTCTCTGCATAATAAATCTCTTCTTGATCAGTTAACTGTGGTGAAGGAAGAGGAGAAGAACAAAGCAGCTTCTAGCAGTACTGATGATGAAAGTTTTCGAGACGATACCGTTCTTCATGATCAG GGTGAAACTAAAAAGGAGAGATCATCACCTGGTAAATCTGAATCAAGAACAGCTTCATCAGTCAAAAGTGAAcag ATGGAGCAACTTCAGTTAGCCAAAGCTGAGATGGATGAAGTTATGGAAGAGAATCAACGGCTCCGAATGTACTTGGATCGAATTCTGAAGGATTACAAGACTTTACAGAACCAATACAAAGAAGCCATTGATCAGCAAGAGGCTAAAAAAAGTGCTAATGCAGATTCAATTGCAAGTAATGATCAGCTGGAAGAATCTGAATTTGTATCACTTTCCCTGGGAAGAAGTTCGAGCGAAGCGACGAAAGATGGTCCCCGTAAAATGCCAATCAATGAAAGAATACACCAGGAGGATAGTGAAGGTGATAAAGAAGGACTGGCACTGGGACTGGAATGCAAGTTTGAAGTTCCTAAAACGTCATCACAAGTCGAATATCCTAGCCCTGAGAATAGCTTGGAGGAAGTGAGGAAAGAAACAGGTGACACGACGACGTGGTCGCCTAATAAGTCCATGAAGAACTCGAGATCAGATGGTGGAGATGATGAGCTTTTGCAGCAAAATCATGCTAAACGAGCTAGGGTTTCTGTTCGATACAGATGCGACACGCCAACA ATGAATGATGGATGCCAATGGAGAAAATATGGACAAAAGATTTCGAAAGGGAACCCATGCCCGCGAGCATATTATCGTTGCACGGTTGCACAATCTTGTCCCGTGAGAAAACAG GTGCAAAGATGCGTCGAGGACATGTCCATCTTGACCACGACATACGAAGGAACACACAACCATCCCCTCCCTATCTCCGCAACTGCCATGGCTTCCACCACCTCAGCAGCAGTCTCCATGCTACTGTCCGGCTCGTCAACCTCGGGTTTAGGGTCAAGCTCGTCGTCCATCACCACCACCACATCGACAGCGAATCTCAACGGACTAAACTTCTATCTCCCAAATAACTCGAGATCAAAACCCTTTTACCTTCCAAGTACATCAATCTCATCTTCCCCTTCATATCCAACCATCACCATCGATCTCACATCTCCATCCTCAACCTCCTCGCCACATTTAAACCGACTAGCCAACAACATTCCTCCAAGATTCTCATCCACAAATCTAAATTTCAGCTCTTTGGAATCAAACTCTCTACCAGTTTCTTGGAATAATGGAACACTTGGATATGGAAACCAGATCATTCAAACTACCCCAAACTCTTTGAGCTTCGGAACACAAAATAATGAAACCCTTTACCATTCATTCATGCAAAAGAATATTCGAAACCCTAATGTTCAACAATCGGATCACGCACCAGACACCATTGCAGCTGCTACAAAAGCTCTTGCATCCGACCCTAGTTTCCAATCTGCCTTAGCTGCTGCACTTACTTCACTAATCGGTTCGGGTTTAGCCGGCTCCAGCTCGTCAGGAAACCAAAATGGAAGTGAAAAATCTAGCCAGAATATCAAGAGTAGCGACTCTTTTCCGATTCTATCGAGCTATCCGACTACATCGAGTGTAAATAACTCGACGAGTTCCCAGCCTGGAAGTTTGAGATTTCTTTCGCCTTCATTTCCATTCACACACTCTCagagtaaatcaaactctccaGACAGGGATCACATCGTTTAG